A single window of Cytobacillus dafuensis DNA harbors:
- a CDS encoding Asp23/Gls24 family envelope stress response protein, translated as MSIELKTKFGQIDISNDVIATIAGGAAVDCYGIVGMASKNQLKDGLTDILRKENFTKGVIVRQENEEVHIDMYIIVGYGTKISEIAHNVQSKVKYTLDKTVGLAVESVNIYVQGVRVTNP; from the coding sequence ATGTCCATTGAACTTAAAACAAAATTCGGACAAATTGATATCTCGAATGATGTTATTGCAACAATTGCAGGCGGTGCAGCTGTTGACTGCTATGGAATTGTAGGTATGGCCTCAAAGAATCAATTAAAGGATGGTCTAACTGATATTTTACGTAAAGAAAACTTCACTAAAGGTGTTATTGTTAGACAAGAAAACGAAGAAGTACATATTGATATGTATATAATTGTTGGTTATGGAACGAAAATTTCCGAGATTGCTCATAACGTGCAATCGAAAGTAAAATACACCTTAGATAAAACTGTTGGACTTGCCGTTGAATCGGTAAATATTTACGTTCAAGGGGTTCGTGTCACGAATCCGTAG
- a CDS encoding thiamine diphosphokinase — protein sequence MNINILAGGPTDLLPNLTNYQSIDDIWVGVDKGVLTLLSLNIQPALAFGDFDSVTKDEMEIIKENIKELKKFIPEKDETDMELALNWALEQEVDLIRIFGATGGRLDHFFANIHLLIKPILARKMIQIEVIDQKNTVYVKGPGEYSINKNPQLKYISFIPITIEVDNLTLLGFKYPLNDRNISLGSTLCISNELINDYGNFSFSKGIIMVVRSND from the coding sequence ATGAATATAAATATTCTAGCTGGCGGCCCAACAGACTTGCTGCCTAATCTTACAAATTACCAATCAATTGATGACATTTGGGTAGGAGTTGATAAGGGTGTTCTCACACTTCTCTCCCTTAATATACAGCCTGCCCTCGCATTTGGAGATTTTGATTCAGTCACTAAAGATGAAATGGAAATAATCAAAGAAAATATTAAGGAATTAAAGAAGTTTATTCCTGAAAAAGATGAAACAGACATGGAATTAGCTTTGAACTGGGCATTAGAACAGGAAGTTGATTTAATTCGTATTTTTGGCGCAACCGGAGGAAGACTCGACCATTTTTTTGCTAATATTCACTTGCTAATAAAACCAATACTGGCGAGAAAAATGATCCAAATTGAAGTAATTGATCAAAAAAATACGGTGTATGTAAAAGGGCCTGGTGAGTACTCAATCAATAAAAACCCTCAACTTAAATATATTTCTTTTATCCCAATAACAATTGAAGTAGATAACCTTACATTATTAGGTTTTAAATATCCTCTAAATGATAGGAATATTTCATTAGGGTCAACACTATGTATTAGTAATGAACTTATTAATGATTATGGGAATTTTTCATTTTCCAAAGGCATAATAATGGTAGTAAGAAGTAATGATTAA
- the rpe gene encoding ribulose-phosphate 3-epimerase: MVKIAPSILSADFSKLGEEIKDVEKGGADYIHVDVMDGHFVPNITIGPLIVEAIRPVTKLPLDVHLMIENPDQYIEAFAKVGADYITVHVEACRHLHRTIHHIKSFGVKAGVVLNPATPVSTIEHVMDDIDMVLLMTVNPGFGGQKFISSVLPKITAVKEMAYAKGLDIEIEVDGGVNEETAKQCIEAGANVLVAGSAVYNQQDRAKAIAAIRGNTIVK; this comes from the coding sequence ATGGTGAAGATTGCACCATCGATTTTATCTGCTGATTTTTCCAAGCTTGGTGAGGAAATAAAAGATGTGGAAAAAGGAGGAGCAGATTATATTCATGTGGATGTAATGGATGGCCATTTTGTTCCGAATATTACGATTGGTCCTCTTATTGTTGAAGCCATTCGACCTGTAACGAAGCTTCCGTTAGATGTCCATCTAATGATCGAAAATCCTGATCAATATATTGAAGCATTTGCTAAAGTTGGAGCAGATTATATTACTGTGCACGTTGAAGCCTGCCGCCATTTACACAGAACAATTCATCATATTAAGTCCTTTGGTGTGAAGGCTGGTGTGGTCTTAAATCCTGCAACTCCTGTAAGTACAATTGAGCATGTCATGGATGATATTGATATGGTGTTACTCATGACTGTCAATCCAGGCTTTGGCGGTCAAAAATTTATATCGTCTGTTCTGCCAAAAATAACAGCAGTGAAAGAAATGGCATATGCAAAAGGGTTAGATATTGAAATTGAAGTAGATGGCGGTGTGAATGAAGAAACGGCTAAGCAATGCATTGAAGCTGGTGCTAATGTGCTTGTTGCTGGCTCTGCTGTATATAATCAACAAGATCGAGCAAAAGCCATCGCTGCTATAAGAGGAAATACTATAGTTAAATAA
- a CDS encoding Stp1/IreP family PP2C-type Ser/Thr phosphatase — protein sequence MKAVFKTDRGRIRQHNEDNGGIFLNRSGQRLAIVADGMGGHRAGDVASEMALSNLQKLWIETEEIKTADEAEEWLKINVEKGNTALYEHAKSTTECEGMGTTLVAAICTNHFVSIANIGDSRCYILNENGFQQLTEDHSLVNELIRSGQISKEDAEHHPMKNVVLRALGTEMTVNMDVKTIIFEDEDLLLLCSDGLSNKVQEIEMIEILKSNQSLEEKASTLIELANNNGGEDNITIIIVEYLNSDNGDCV from the coding sequence ATGAAAGCTGTTTTTAAAACAGATCGGGGCAGAATTCGTCAACATAATGAAGATAACGGTGGAATTTTTCTAAACCGCAGCGGTCAACGCCTTGCCATTGTTGCAGATGGCATGGGTGGCCACCGTGCAGGTGATGTTGCAAGTGAAATGGCATTATCAAATCTACAAAAGCTATGGATAGAAACAGAAGAGATTAAAACAGCTGATGAAGCAGAAGAATGGCTAAAAATCAATGTAGAAAAAGGAAATACAGCTCTCTATGAACATGCAAAATCTACAACTGAATGTGAAGGTATGGGCACAACACTTGTAGCTGCCATTTGTACGAATCATTTTGTAAGCATTGCAAATATTGGGGATAGTCGCTGTTATATACTAAATGAAAATGGCTTTCAGCAATTGACGGAGGATCATTCTCTTGTTAATGAATTAATTCGTTCAGGGCAGATATCAAAGGAAGATGCTGAACATCATCCAATGAAAAATGTTGTTTTACGAGCATTAGGGACAGAAATGACAGTAAATATGGATGTAAAAACGATTATTTTTGAAGACGAAGATTTATTATTACTATGCTCTGATGGTCTTTCCAATAAAGTTCAGGAAATAGAAATGATAGAAATTCTTAAAAGTAATCAAAGCTTGGAAGAAAAAGCATCAACACTCATAGAACTTGCGAATAATAATGGCGGTGAAGATAACATCACAATTATCATCGTCGAGTACTTAAATAGTGATAATGGTGATTGCGTATGA
- the pknB gene encoding Stk1 family PASTA domain-containing Ser/Thr kinase has translation MMIGKRISGRYKILETIGGGGMANVYLAHDMILDRDVALKMLRLDFANDEEFIRRFHREAQSATSLAHPNIVSIYDVGEEDSIYYIVMEYVEGQTLKQYIQQESPVRVENVIEIMKQLTSAIGHAHQNHIIHRDIKPHNILIDRHGNVKITDFGIAMAMSATSITQTNSVLGSVHYLSPEQARGGMANRKSDIYSLGIVMFELLTGRLPFSGESAVSIALKHLQSETPSLRRWNPSIPQSVENIVFKATAKDPFHRYNTAEEMEEDLCTALEPDRINEERFLIPVDNEATKAIPIITNEHKFQNLDETVVHGKEGKQENNNIELNQQKEKKKRKKWPTILVSTFFGLILLGILVITVLPDIFGPKDVLVPDVAGKEIDKAIAELEAEGFKVDETIRVTDKEVEKGSVIKTDPKAGKTVKEGSTIDLYESLGKEEFELSNYVGQPYDVVYGLLKDDFKDVRKEEVNNDTVASGTIIKQSLLAGESVIPEETEIVFTVSKGPTPITLKDLKGNNKRGLEVYEESTGLVIEISEEYSDEVPEGLVITQTPSAGAQLVKGDKVRVVLSKGKKEIPPKTVPKDIFVPYEPTEEGQPQEVQIYIDDMERNMNVPFLTEYITENKTFRIELRIAHGQKAVYQVRRDNTVIEQQEVE, from the coding sequence ATGATGATAGGAAAAAGAATTAGCGGCAGATATAAAATTCTTGAAACCATCGGCGGCGGAGGCATGGCTAATGTATATTTAGCCCATGATATGATTCTTGATCGTGATGTAGCGCTTAAGATGCTTCGACTTGATTTTGCAAATGATGAAGAATTTATTCGACGCTTTCACCGTGAGGCCCAATCGGCTACTAGTCTTGCTCACCCGAATATAGTAAGTATTTACGATGTTGGCGAAGAAGATTCTATCTATTACATTGTAATGGAATATGTAGAAGGACAGACATTAAAACAATACATACAACAAGAAAGCCCTGTTAGAGTAGAAAATGTTATCGAAATTATGAAGCAGTTGACATCAGCGATCGGACATGCACACCAAAATCATATTATTCATCGGGATATTAAGCCCCATAATATATTAATAGATCGGCATGGTAATGTAAAAATAACGGATTTTGGTATTGCAATGGCTATGAGCGCAACGAGTATTACACAAACAAATTCCGTATTAGGTTCTGTGCATTATTTGTCACCAGAACAAGCAAGAGGGGGAATGGCTAATCGAAAGTCTGATATTTATTCATTAGGGATTGTCATGTTTGAGCTTCTTACTGGCAGACTGCCCTTTTCTGGAGAATCAGCTGTTTCGATTGCTTTGAAGCATTTACAGTCGGAAACACCTTCTTTGAGAAGATGGAATCCATCCATTCCACAAAGTGTTGAAAATATTGTGTTCAAAGCAACAGCCAAGGATCCATTTCATCGATATAACACTGCCGAGGAAATGGAAGAAGATTTATGCACAGCATTAGAACCTGATCGAATAAATGAAGAAAGATTTTTGATTCCTGTCGACAATGAAGCGACGAAAGCTATTCCGATTATTACGAATGAGCACAAGTTTCAAAATTTAGATGAAACAGTGGTCCACGGTAAAGAAGGAAAACAAGAAAACAATAATATTGAACTTAACCAACAAAAAGAAAAGAAAAAAAGAAAAAAATGGCCGACCATCTTAGTATCTACTTTTTTTGGATTAATTCTATTGGGGATACTTGTTATTACCGTTCTTCCAGATATATTTGGGCCAAAAGATGTTTTAGTACCAGATGTGGCGGGTAAAGAAATCGATAAAGCGATTGCGGAATTAGAAGCTGAAGGTTTTAAGGTCGATGAAACGATACGAGTGACTGATAAGGAAGTGGAAAAAGGATCAGTCATTAAGACGGATCCTAAAGCAGGTAAGACTGTGAAAGAAGGCTCCACTATCGATTTATATGAGAGCTTAGGTAAGGAAGAGTTTGAGCTTTCAAATTATGTGGGACAACCATACGATGTAGTCTACGGATTATTAAAAGATGATTTCAAGGATGTTCGTAAGGAGGAAGTAAATAACGATACGGTAGCATCTGGAACGATAATCAAGCAAAGCCTCTTAGCAGGAGAATCTGTTATTCCTGAGGAAACGGAAATTGTGTTTACGGTAAGTAAAGGGCCAACACCGATTACATTGAAAGATTTAAAGGGAAATAATAAGAGAGGCTTGGAGGTATATGAAGAATCAACTGGTTTAGTCATTGAAATATCAGAGGAATACTCTGATGAAGTACCAGAAGGTCTTGTGATCACCCAAACTCCTTCTGCTGGAGCCCAATTAGTTAAAGGAGATAAAGTAAGGGTTGTTCTCTCTAAAGGTAAAAAGGAAATACCGCCTAAAACTGTTCCTAAGGATATATTTGTTCCGTATGAACCTACTGAAGAAGGACAACCACAGGAAGTACAAATATATATTGATGACATGGAAAGAAATATGAATGTCCCTTTTCTGACTGAGTATATTACCGAAAATAAGACGTTTAGAATTGAATTACGGATTGCACACGGACAAAAAGCTGTTTATCAAGTAAGAAGAGACAATACTGTAATTGAGCAACAAGAAGTGGAATAA
- the rpmB gene encoding 50S ribosomal protein L28 has protein sequence MPRKCVVTGRKTTTGNARSHAMNANKRTWGANLQKVRILVDGKPKRVWVSTRALRSGKVERV, from the coding sequence ATGCCACGTAAATGTGTTGTAACTGGTAGAAAAACAACTACAGGTAATGCACGTTCCCATGCAATGAATGCTAACAAGCGTACATGGGGTGCTAACCTTCAAAAAGTACGTATTCTTGTAGACGGTAAACCAAAACGTGTTTGGGTATCAACAAGAGCACTTCGTTCTGGTAAAGTTGAACGTGTATAA
- the rsgA gene encoding ribosome small subunit-dependent GTPase A, whose amino-acid sequence MPEGKIIKALSGFYYVLSGKDTVQCRGRGVFRKNKVTPLVGDEVVYQAENDKEGYILEVKDRKNELVRPPIANVDQAILVFSAVEPDFSTALLDRFLVLVEFNHIKPIICITKMDLTNDDQYKEIQSYAEDYRKAGYEVLLTSSETEEGIKDLYPFLEGEISVFAGQSGVGKSSLLNALRPDLGLRTNDISSHLGRGKHTTRHVELIKVGNGHVADTPGFSSLEFIDIEMEDLNFCFPDIQRKSEECKFRGCLHIAEPKCAVKDAIQNQEIPNYRYEHYKSFLQEIKDRKPRY is encoded by the coding sequence ATGCCTGAGGGCAAAATTATAAAAGCTTTAAGCGGTTTTTATTATGTATTAAGTGGGAAGGATACTGTCCAGTGCCGTGGACGAGGGGTTTTTCGGAAAAATAAAGTGACCCCTCTTGTCGGTGACGAGGTAGTATATCAAGCGGAAAATGATAAAGAAGGCTATATTTTAGAAGTGAAAGACCGAAAAAATGAACTTGTTCGTCCTCCTATTGCAAATGTGGACCAGGCAATACTTGTTTTTTCTGCAGTTGAACCAGATTTTAGTACAGCACTTCTTGATCGGTTTCTTGTATTGGTAGAATTTAATCATATTAAGCCTATTATCTGTATCACGAAAATGGATTTAACAAATGATGATCAATATAAAGAAATTCAATCTTATGCTGAGGATTACCGAAAGGCAGGCTATGAAGTACTATTAACTTCTTCTGAAACAGAAGAGGGAATTAAAGATTTATATCCCTTTTTGGAAGGGGAAATTTCAGTTTTTGCAGGACAATCTGGAGTTGGAAAGTCTTCTTTACTTAATGCGTTAAGACCTGATTTGGGCTTACGAACAAACGATATTTCTTCTCATTTAGGTCGAGGAAAACATACGACAAGGCATGTTGAACTAATAAAAGTTGGAAACGGTCATGTAGCAGATACTCCTGGTTTTAGCTCCCTCGAATTTATCGATATTGAAATGGAAGATTTAAATTTTTGCTTTCCAGATATTCAAAGAAAAAGCGAGGAATGCAAATTTAGGGGCTGTCTACACATAGCGGAGCCAAAATGTGCGGTAAAGGACGCAATACAGAATCAAGAAATACCTAACTATAGATATGAGCACTATAAATCATTTTTACAAGAAATTAAAGATAGAAAGCCGAGGTACTAA
- the rlmN gene encoding 23S rRNA (adenine(2503)-C(2))-methyltransferase RlmN, which translates to MEQTTTKKITNTEQKPSIYSLQLHELKDWLVEMNEKAFRAEQIFDWLYTKRISSFNEMTNLSKGLRDLLETTYSLTTMKTLIQQQSSDGTIKFLFELHDGYSIETVLMRHEYGNSVCVTTQVGCRIGCTFCASTLGGLKRNLEAGEIVAQVVKVQQALDETSERVSSIVIMGIGEPFDNYDQMLSFLKIVNHDKGLNIGARHITVSTSGIIPKIYQFADENLQINFALSLHAPNSELRGRLMPINRAYKLPDLMEAIRYYVNKTGRRVSFEYGLFGGVNDQVEHAEELAKLVKGIKCHINLIPVNYVPERDYVRTPKEQIFKFEKTLKKYGVNVTIRREQGHDIDAACGQLRAKERKEETR; encoded by the coding sequence ATGGAACAAACAACGACTAAGAAAATAACTAACACAGAACAAAAACCGTCCATTTATTCTTTACAGCTGCATGAGTTAAAAGACTGGCTAGTAGAAATGAATGAAAAGGCGTTTCGAGCAGAGCAAATTTTTGACTGGTTGTATACGAAAAGGATTTCATCCTTTAATGAAATGACGAATCTTTCTAAGGGGTTAAGAGATCTCCTAGAAACAACTTATTCATTAACAACTATGAAAACACTAATTCAACAGCAATCCTCAGATGGAACGATTAAATTTTTATTTGAACTTCACGATGGCTACTCAATTGAAACCGTTCTAATGAGACATGAATATGGGAACTCTGTTTGTGTTACGACACAGGTAGGCTGTAGAATTGGCTGTACTTTTTGTGCCTCGACTTTAGGTGGCTTAAAGAGAAACTTAGAAGCAGGAGAAATTGTTGCTCAGGTCGTAAAAGTACAACAGGCGCTCGACGAAACAAGTGAGCGTGTAAGTTCTATCGTAATCATGGGAATTGGTGAACCATTTGATAATTATGATCAAATGCTTTCATTTTTGAAAATTGTAAACCATGATAAAGGCTTGAATATTGGGGCACGACATATTACAGTTTCCACAAGTGGTATAATTCCAAAAATTTATCAATTTGCTGATGAGAACTTACAAATTAATTTTGCTTTATCTCTTCATGCACCAAATTCAGAGCTAAGAGGCCGTCTCATGCCTATTAATAGAGCATATAAGCTGCCAGATTTAATGGAGGCAATTAGGTACTATGTGAACAAAACGGGTAGACGTGTCAGCTTTGAATATGGTCTATTTGGCGGGGTAAATGATCAGGTTGAGCATGCCGAAGAATTAGCGAAGTTGGTGAAAGGAATTAAATGCCATATCAATTTAATTCCTGTAAATTATGTACCAGAAAGAGACTATGTAAGGACACCAAAAGAACAGATCTTTAAATTTGAAAAAACACTTAAAAAATATGGTGTAAATGTAACGATTCGCAGAGAACAAGGTCATGATATTGATGCAGCATGTGGACAACTTCGGGCGAAGGAGCGAAAAGAGGAGACGAGGTGA
- a CDS encoding DAK2 domain-containing protein — MSINVLDGKQFAEMVMKGANHLSSNAKFVDSLNVFPVPDGDTGTNMNLSMTSGAKEVKNNVQEHIGKVGLALSKGLLMGARGNSGVILSQLFRGFSKAIEQKAEINSKEFAAALQSGVETAYKAVMKPVEGTILTVAKDSARRAVQVAKNEDNLIALMEEVLKEAKASLNRTPDLLPVLKEVGVVDSGGQGLVFVYEGFLSELKGEALPDSPTSFPKMEDLVSAEHHKNVHSFMNTEDIEFGYCTEFMVRFESEKLLKNPFSEEGFRQDLSKYGDSLLVIADEELVKVHIHSEQPGECLSYGQQYGSLINMKIENMRQQHSNLVDGIETKLVSENESKPKQLTEYGIVTVSMGSGIADLFRSIGAHEVIEGGQTMNPSTEDIVKAIQEVNAKKVIILPNNKNIIMAAQQAAEVSDQEVIVIPSKTVPQGMSALLAFNPSANLEQNKENMSAALQQVKTGQVTFAVRDTSIDGLEIEKDDFMGIAEGKIIVKNKDKVQLAKDLLAKMIDADTEILTILKGEDASEEDVENLVRFIEEEYDEVEIELHNGEQPLYAFIFAIE; from the coding sequence GTGTCAATAAATGTTTTAGATGGGAAACAATTTGCAGAAATGGTCATGAAGGGGGCTAACCATTTATCCTCCAATGCCAAATTTGTTGATTCATTGAATGTTTTCCCTGTTCCTGATGGTGATACAGGAACGAATATGAATTTATCCATGACTTCTGGTGCAAAGGAAGTTAAGAATAATGTGCAAGAACATATCGGGAAGGTTGGTTTAGCACTTTCGAAAGGTTTACTTATGGGTGCGCGCGGGAACTCTGGAGTCATTTTATCACAGCTATTCCGCGGATTTTCAAAAGCGATTGAGCAGAAAGCTGAGATTAATAGCAAAGAATTTGCTGCAGCACTACAAAGTGGAGTTGAAACGGCCTATAAAGCGGTAATGAAGCCTGTTGAAGGAACTATTTTAACTGTAGCTAAAGATTCAGCTAGAAGAGCTGTTCAAGTAGCTAAAAACGAAGACAATTTAATCGCTTTAATGGAAGAAGTACTGAAGGAAGCGAAAGCATCCCTTAACCGTACCCCTGATTTACTACCTGTTCTCAAGGAAGTAGGTGTAGTGGATAGCGGTGGGCAAGGGCTTGTTTTCGTATATGAAGGTTTTCTTTCAGAATTAAAAGGTGAAGCGCTTCCAGATTCTCCAACATCATTTCCGAAAATGGAGGATCTAGTTAGTGCTGAGCATCATAAAAATGTTCATAGCTTTATGAATACCGAGGATATTGAATTTGGTTATTGTACAGAGTTTATGGTGAGATTTGAAAGTGAAAAGCTCTTAAAAAATCCATTTTCTGAAGAAGGCTTCCGACAAGATTTAAGCAAATATGGCGATTCATTATTAGTTATTGCTGATGAAGAGCTTGTTAAAGTACATATTCATTCCGAGCAGCCTGGAGAATGCTTATCATATGGACAACAATATGGAAGCTTAATCAATATGAAGATTGAAAACATGCGTCAGCAGCATTCAAACTTAGTTGATGGGATCGAAACGAAACTCGTTTCCGAAAATGAATCTAAACCGAAACAATTAACGGAATATGGTATTGTTACTGTCTCAATGGGAAGCGGTATTGCTGACTTATTCCGCAGTATTGGTGCACATGAAGTGATTGAAGGCGGCCAAACAATGAACCCAAGTACGGAAGACATTGTAAAGGCCATTCAGGAAGTTAATGCTAAAAAAGTGATTATACTTCCAAATAATAAGAACATTATAATGGCGGCCCAGCAAGCGGCAGAAGTTTCCGATCAGGAAGTCATTGTAATTCCTTCTAAAACAGTTCCACAAGGGATGTCTGCATTGCTTGCTTTCAACCCTAGTGCAAATTTAGAACAGAATAAAGAAAATATGTCTGCAGCACTTCAGCAGGTTAAAACAGGACAAGTTACCTTTGCTGTAAGAGATACAAGCATAGATGGACTTGAAATAGAAAAAGATGACTTCATGGGAATTGCTGAAGGAAAAATAATTGTTAAAAACAAAGATAAAGTTCAATTAGCTAAAGATTTATTAGCAAAAATGATTGATGCTGATACTGAAATTTTAACAATTTTAAAAGGTGAAGATGCTTCTGAGGAAGATGTCGAAAACCTTGTTCGCTTTATTGAGGAAGAGTATGATGAGGTAGAAATTGAACTGCATAATGGAGAGCAGCCATTATACGCATTCATTTTTGCAATTGAATAA
- the spoVM gene encoding stage V sporulation protein SpoVM, with protein MRFYTIKLPRFLGGIVRAMLGAFKKS; from the coding sequence ATGAGATTTTATACAATTAAACTGCCTAGGTTTTTAGGTGGAATCGTACGCGCGATGCTAGGTGCTTTCAAAAAAAGCTAA
- the rsmB gene encoding 16S rRNA (cytosine(967)-C(5))-methyltransferase RsmB has protein sequence MEKKKNVRETAMDLLESIEKNQSYSNLLLNNAINKNNINQKDIGLLTELTYGTLQRRMSLDYFLKPFLRDNKKIESWVIQLLRLTLYQMIYLDKIPDRAAIYEAVEIAKSRGHKGISGMVNGILRNIQRQGLPSIEDIKDQNESLAIATSHPLWLVNRWVDQLGFESTKQMCELNLTAPLQSARVNEAKCTVANCLKILEEEGFQVEQSQVIPEAIKCYRGNLAHSNAFKEGLITIQDESSMLASYALGVTENERVLDACAAPGGKSTHIAEKLLNTGQVISLDLHEHKVKLINETASRLGLTNIQASALDSRKVQEHFEKESFDRILLDAPCSGLGVMRRKPDMKYTKKEEDITQLAKVQKNLLIAVSPLLKKGGILVYSTCTVDREENQDIIKAFLSENGEFEGDSSLKERMPNAIRPLINNFDLQILPQDFGSDGFYIACLRKKV, from the coding sequence ATGGAGAAGAAGAAAAACGTCCGTGAAACAGCAATGGACTTATTAGAATCAATTGAAAAAAATCAGTCATACAGTAATCTTCTACTAAATAATGCTATTAATAAAAACAATATTAATCAGAAGGATATCGGATTACTGACAGAGCTAACGTATGGAACATTACAGAGAAGGATGAGCCTTGACTACTTCTTAAAGCCTTTTTTACGAGATAATAAAAAAATCGAAAGCTGGGTTATTCAATTATTACGTCTCACTTTATATCAAATGATCTATTTAGATAAAATCCCTGATCGGGCGGCAATATATGAGGCAGTTGAAATTGCAAAAAGCCGTGGCCATAAAGGGATTTCTGGAATGGTCAATGGTATTCTTCGGAATATCCAGAGACAGGGTCTCCCCTCAATAGAAGACATTAAAGATCAGAATGAAAGCCTTGCAATCGCAACGAGTCATCCATTATGGCTCGTAAATAGATGGGTAGATCAGCTCGGGTTTGAAAGTACGAAGCAAATGTGCGAGCTTAATTTAACGGCACCTTTGCAGTCTGCTAGAGTGAATGAAGCTAAGTGTACTGTAGCAAATTGCTTAAAGATCTTAGAAGAGGAAGGTTTTCAAGTTGAGCAAAGCCAAGTGATTCCTGAAGCAATTAAATGCTATCGTGGAAATCTTGCCCATTCAAATGCCTTTAAGGAAGGACTAATTACCATTCAGGATGAAAGCTCAATGCTTGCTTCATATGCATTAGGTGTTACTGAAAATGAAAGGGTATTAGATGCTTGTGCGGCGCCAGGCGGGAAATCAACACATATCGCTGAGAAACTTCTTAATACTGGTCAAGTCATTTCTCTTGATTTACACGAACACAAAGTAAAGCTAATTAATGAAACTGCATCAAGATTAGGCTTAACTAATATTCAAGCTTCTGCACTTGACAGTAGAAAGGTACAAGAGCATTTTGAAAAAGAATCATTTGACCGTATATTATTAGATGCTCCATGCTCAGGGCTTGGCGTAATGCGAAGAAAACCTGATATGAAATATACAAAAAAAGAAGAAGATATAACTCAGCTTGCAAAGGTTCAGAAGAACTTATTAATTGCAGTTTCCCCTTTATTGAAAAAAGGTGGTATTCTAGTTTATAGTACTTGTACTGTAGATAGGGAAGAAAATCAGGATATTATTAAAGCGTTTCTTAGTGAGAATGGAGAATTTGAAGGAGATTCTTCCTTAAAAGAAAGAATGCCTAATGCAATTCGGCCGTTAATTAATAACTTTGATCTTCAAATATTGCCACAGGATTTTGGATCGGATGGCTTTTATATAGCCTGTCTAAGAAAGAAGGTGTAA